From the Pseudomonas monsensis genome, the window CATCCGCAGCCGTATCGAACACCAACTCATGAGCCTGACCGGCCTGTCTCTCGGTCAGCTCGACCTGGAAAACCCCAAGGGTGATCCCGGCCTGTTCGGCCCCGACTCAGTCAGCTGGCAGGTGCATGGCGACTTCAGCAGCATGCTGATTGGCGGCATCAGCGCGCTGTTGCTGCAAGCCTTGCATCCCCTGGCGCTGGCCGGCGTCTGGGATCACTCGAACTTTCGCCAGGACATGCTCGGACGTTTGCGCCGAACCAGTCAGTTCGTGTCCGGCACCACGTTCGGCTCGCGTCGGGACGCCGACTGGCTGATCGAAAAAGTGCGCACCATCCACCTGCAGGTGGTCGGCACCGCGCCGGACGGCCGGCCCTACGCGGCGAGCGATCCGGACTTGCTGACGTGGGTGCACGTGGCGGAAGTCAGCAACTTCCTCGCCGCGCATTTGCGTTACCGCAACCCGCAACTGTCGTGGGCCGATCAGGATCGTTATTACGCGGAAATCGCTGTGGTCGCCGAACGCCTTGGCGCCCGCGACGTACCGAAGTCCCGACAGGCCGTGGCCGATTACCTGCAAGGCATGCGCCCACAATTACTGTGCGACGAGCGCAGTCGTGAAGTGCTGCGCCTGCTGCTCGCGGCACCGGCCCCCAGCCTGTTGGCGCGGCCCTTTGGCGATCTGATGATGAAGGCCGGCATCGACCTGCTGCCGGACTGGGCCAGCGACATGCTCGACGTCCGCCAGAGTTCGGTGCAACGGCAACTGATTCGCGCCAGCGTCAGACGCAGCGCACCGATGCTGCGCTGGGCGATGCGCAATGGTTCAGTACAACGGGCACAGCGGCGCATGGGAATTCTGACCTGATGCCCGGAGCTGCAAGCTGCAAGATTTGAGCTTGAGGCTTGAAGCTTGGAGCTTGAAGCCCAGTAACTGCTAAACTCCCGCGCCCCAATTCCCTCCAGCAAGGCGCCCGCATGTCTTCCTTGAATCAGGCGCTGCGCGCCGCCCTCGACCAACGTCAAGACTTGCTCACTGAGCTGCATGGCCAGGGCACCGATTGCTATCGGCTGTTCCACGGCAGCCAGGAGGGCGCCGGCGGCTTGACCATCGACCGCTACGGCCCGCAACTGCTGGTGCAGAGCTTTCACCAGACGCTGGAACGTGACGACCTGCTGCAACTGCACGCCCTGGTCAACCAGGCCCTGGGCCTGGAAACCCTGCTGGTCTACAACGACCGCTCCCGGGGCAATTCGCGGATTGATCGCGAAGACCCGGTCTATCGTGCCGACGACGCCGCGCTGGCCGATCTGGTCGGCCACGAATGGGGCCTGAACTACCGTGTCCGCGGGCGGCATGCCGGGCAGGACCCGCTGCTGTTCCTCGACCTGCGCAACACCCGCGGCTGGGTCAAGGATCACGCCAGGGGCAAAAGCGTGCTCAACCTGTTCGCCTACACCTGCGGCGTTGGCCTGAGTGCCGCCGCCGGTGGCGCGCGTGAGGTGTGCAATCTGGATTTCGCCGAAGGCAATCTGGCGGTCGGCCGCGAAAACGGTCTGCTCAATCCGCAGTTGCCGCAGATGGAGTTCATCCAGTCCGACTACTTCCCGGCGATCCGCCAGCTCGCCGGTCTGCCGGTCAGCCAGCGACGCGGACAGAAACTGCCGAGCTACCAGCGCCTCGAACAGCGTCAGTACGATCTGGTGCTGCTCGATCCGCCGGCGTGGGCCAAGAGTGCGTTCGGCACCGTCGACCTGCTGCGCGACTATCAGAGCCTGCTCAAGCCGGCCCTGTTGACCACCGCCGACAACGGCGTGCTGATCTGCTGCAACAACCTGGCGAAAGTCAGCATGGCCGACTGGCGCGAGCAAGTGCTGCGCTGTGCCGAGAAAGCCGGACGCCCGGTACGCGAATGGAGCGTCATGACCCCAGGCGCCGACTTCCCGTCAATGGACCAGCAACCGCCGCTGAAAACCCTGATCCTGCAGTTGTAACCCTTCCCTGCGGTTAACAACTGTCCAGTGAGGGAGCAGGCTCGCTCCCTTCATGGGATTTAATCCTACAGAACAATCTGAACAATCCTGCGCCCTCGGATGTACTTCGGAACCGGAATCGCGTGCCATACTCCAAGGCACTCCGATTCAGACAGATGAAGCCGCACATGCCCAAAGGATTGATTCGCGCGATTGGCGCCTTGTTGACCGCTCTGGCCCTCTACAGCTTGCTGGGGTTTCTGATTTTGCCGGGCATCGCCCTGCGCGTGGCCAACCAGCAACTGGCCCACTACGCCACGCTGCCTGCGCATATCCAGCGCATCGAACTCAATCCGTTCAGCCTTGAAGTGACAGTGTGGGGCCTGGTCATCGGTGAGCCGGGCAAGGAACAGGTTGGTTTCGAGCGGCTCTACGCCAACCTGCAACTCGACAGCTTGTGGACCAAAGCGCTGCACCTGGCCGACATCGAACTGGACAAACCCAAGACCGAAATCCTCTTCGCCAAAGACGGTCAGCTGAACCTGCTGGGCCTGTTCAAACTCCCCGCCAGCGAACCGACCCCGGCCGACCCGAACGCCAAGCCGTTCCCGCTGCGCATCGACCGCATCCAGCTGGCCGGCGGCAATGTGCATTTCGAGGACGCCCGGCCGAGCGAGCCGATCGAGTTCCTCTACGACAAGCTCGACTTCGAACTGAAGAACCTCAGCACCCTGCCCGAAGACAATGCCGACATGACGCTCGTAGCGGTCGGCCCGGCGGGTGGGCAGATCGACTGGAAGGGCAACTTCAGCCTGATCCCGTTCACCTCCGAAGGGACACTGAAAATCACCGACGGCAAGATGAAAGCCTTCTGGCCCTATGTGCGTGACGCCGTGCCGCTGGTGCTCGAAGACGGTGTGCTCAGCCTCAGCACCACGTACAAACTCAATCTGTCGAAAGAAACCGAACTGCTGCTGAACGACGTAACAGTGAGCATTGCGCCGTTCGCGATCAAGGCACCGGACGGACGCCCGCTGGCAAGACTTGAACGCCTCGATGTCAGCGAAACCTCGATCGACCTGGCCAGACAGCAAGTGGTGGTCGGCAAAATCCGCAGCAACAAACTGGAAACCTGGGCCGCGCTCGAAGCCGACGGTCAACTGGACTGGCAGAAACTGTTCGCCAGCCAACCCTCCAGGCCAGCTGCCAAAGCGGCAGCGGAACCTGCCAATACCCCGGCAGCCGCCGACTCGCCGAAAGCAACGCCGGCACCGAGCAAGCCCTGGCAAGTGCTGCTCAAAGACGTGCAATTGCGTAACTACACGGTCCACCTCGCCGACCGTTCAGCAAAGCCGGCGGTGGCCCTGGATGTCACGCCGCTGAATGTCGATCTGCAGGATTTCGACAGCCTCAACGGTTCGCCCTTCAAGCTCAAACTCGACAGCGGCCTGGGCAAACAAGGCAAGATCACGGCCGACGGCACCGTCAATCTCGCCCCGGTCACCGCGCAGCTCAATGTCAAAACCCAGGACATCGACCTGCGCGTCGCCCAGTCCTACATCAACCCATTCATTCGCCTCGAACTGCGCAGCGGCATGCTCGGCAGTGATCTGAAGGTCAACCTCAAGAGCACCGAGCCGCTGGCCCTCAGCGTGACCGGACGTGCGCAGATAGATCAGTTGCACACCCTCGACACTCTGAAAACCCGCGACTTCCTCAAGTGGCAACAAGTGGTGGTCGAAGGCCTGAACTATCAACACGGCGACAGCCTGTCGATCGACAAGGTCAACCTGTTCCAGCCCTATGCGCGGTTCATGATCAACGACGATCGCACGACCAACATCGACGACCTGCTGATCCCGCAGCCCGCCGACAGCGGGACGAAAGGCACCGCTGCCAAACCGGCCGGCAACGCCAAACCGCTGGGCATTCACATCGGCGGCATCGCCATCAATGACGGTTCAGCCAACTTCGCCGACTTCAGCCTGACGCCGAATTTCGCCACCGCGATTCAACAGCTCAATGGCCAGATCGGCACCATCGACAGTCGCCAGGCCAAACCGGCCAGCGTCGACATCAAAGGCAAGGTCGACCGCTATGCACCGGTCACCATCAAAGGGGCGGTCAACCCGTTCGACCCGATGGCCAGCCTCGACATCGCCACCAGCTTCAAACGGGTCGAGCTGACCACCCTGACGCCCTACTCCGGCAAGTTCGCCGGCTACCGCATCCGCAAGGGCCGGCTCAACCTCGACCTGCATTACCTGATCACCAAGGGCCAGCTCAAGGCCGAGAACAAAGTGGTGGTCGAACAGCTACAACTGGGTGAAAAAGTCGACAGTCCGGATGCCGTGAGCCTGCCGTTGAAACTGGCGATCGCCTTGCTCAAGGACGTCGATGGCAAGATTTCCATCGAACTGCCGGTGACCGGCGACCTGAACAATCCACAGTTCAGCGTGATGCCGATTGTCTGGCAGACCTTGCGCAACCTGATTGTCAAAGCCGCTGCGGCGCCGTTCAAGATGATTGGCGGGCTGATCAGCGGTGGCAGTTCCGAAGACCTCGGCACCGTGTCCTTCGCGCCGGGCTCCAGTGAACTGAGCAAGGATGCCGAAGCTGCACTGGACAAGTTGGCCAAGGCGCTCAAGGAACGCCCGGCCCTGCGCCTGGAAATCGAAGGCACCGCCGCCAAAAGCAGCGACGGCCCGCTGCTTGCCGAGCAACGGCTGGAACGCGAATACCAGTACAACTACTACAAGATGCTCCAGCGCCGCGGCGACAAGGTGCCGGCTCAGGCGTCGCTCCTGCAAGTACCGGACGACGAGAAAGGTCCGTTGCTCGAAGGCATCTACCGCACGCGTCTGAAAACCCAGCCGCCCGCCGAATGGAAGGATCTGGGCAAGGAAGAACGCACGGCGAAGATGCGTGCAGGCTTGATCACGTTCTGGGGCGCAAGTGATGTACTGCTGCGTCAACTAGGCCAGGACCGCGCCAGCAGTATCAAGGATTACCTCGTCGACAAAGGCCAACTGGCGGACGACCGCGTTTACTTCATCGACGCCAACCTGGGCGAAGCCGAAAGCGATGGCCGGGTCGTGACGCAAATGCACCTGGATGCCGAATGATGAACATCAAGTGGCTACCCGCTTTGCTACTGACGTTCACTGTGGGCCATGCCTTGGCGTCCGACACTTTACGCTGCGGCAGCCAGCTGGTCAGCCTCGGCGACCGCGCCAGCGAAGTGCTGCAGAAGTGTGGCGAGCCGATCAGCCGCGATGCCCTCGGCTACAAGCGCAGCGCCAATCGCCGCGAAGAGTTTCAGGTCGAGGAATGGACCTACGGCCCGAGCAACGGCATGTACCAGTACCTGCGCTTTGAAGGCAATCGCCTGCGGCAGATCAACAGCAAGCGCGGTAACTGAGCCGCACCGATTGCCCTTGCAGGAGTGAGCCTGCTCACGCCTACAGCTGTTTTGTGGTGCTCCTGAAATAGAACAGGCCCCGACACAAGTGCCGGGGCCCGCAATGGTCACATCCGTGTGACCGTTCGCATGAACTCTAAAGTTGCGGCAGACGTATTACTCGGCCCGTCTGTCGCGCCTTCTCCCGGTCCAGGCGAGAAGTCATGCCTTACTCGGCTTTCAGGCCGTCAGCGGAAACCGCTTTGACGCCTTTGATTTTTTTGGTGATCGCTACAGCGGTAGCTTTCTGAGATTCAGTTACAGCTACAGTCGACGACAGCGATACAACACCTTTGTTGGTTTCGACTTTGATGTCAGTACCAGGGATGCCTTTTTCGGTTACCAGGTCGCTTTTGACTTTGGTAGTGATCCAGGTATCGGAAGTAGCTTCTTTAGCCTTGGTCATCTCACCAGCGGCCAGCGTCATTGGAGCCTGGGTCGACTGGGTGGTTTGTGCAAATGCGCCGGAGGC encodes:
- a CDS encoding oxygenase MpaB family protein, encoding MEFIRSRIEHQLMSLTGLSLGQLDLENPKGDPGLFGPDSVSWQVHGDFSSMLIGGISALLLQALHPLALAGVWDHSNFRQDMLGRLRRTSQFVSGTTFGSRRDADWLIEKVRTIHLQVVGTAPDGRPYAASDPDLLTWVHVAEVSNFLAAHLRYRNPQLSWADQDRYYAEIAVVAERLGARDVPKSRQAVADYLQGMRPQLLCDERSREVLRLLLAAPAPSLLARPFGDLMMKAGIDLLPDWASDMLDVRQSSVQRQLIRASVRRSAPMLRWAMRNGSVQRAQRRMGILT
- a CDS encoding class I SAM-dependent rRNA methyltransferase: MSSLNQALRAALDQRQDLLTELHGQGTDCYRLFHGSQEGAGGLTIDRYGPQLLVQSFHQTLERDDLLQLHALVNQALGLETLLVYNDRSRGNSRIDREDPVYRADDAALADLVGHEWGLNYRVRGRHAGQDPLLFLDLRNTRGWVKDHARGKSVLNLFAYTCGVGLSAAAGGAREVCNLDFAEGNLAVGRENGLLNPQLPQMEFIQSDYFPAIRQLAGLPVSQRRGQKLPSYQRLEQRQYDLVLLDPPAWAKSAFGTVDLLRDYQSLLKPALLTTADNGVLICCNNLAKVSMADWREQVLRCAEKAGRPVREWSVMTPGADFPSMDQQPPLKTLILQL
- a CDS encoding DUF748 domain-containing protein, translated to MKPHMPKGLIRAIGALLTALALYSLLGFLILPGIALRVANQQLAHYATLPAHIQRIELNPFSLEVTVWGLVIGEPGKEQVGFERLYANLQLDSLWTKALHLADIELDKPKTEILFAKDGQLNLLGLFKLPASEPTPADPNAKPFPLRIDRIQLAGGNVHFEDARPSEPIEFLYDKLDFELKNLSTLPEDNADMTLVAVGPAGGQIDWKGNFSLIPFTSEGTLKITDGKMKAFWPYVRDAVPLVLEDGVLSLSTTYKLNLSKETELLLNDVTVSIAPFAIKAPDGRPLARLERLDVSETSIDLARQQVVVGKIRSNKLETWAALEADGQLDWQKLFASQPSRPAAKAAAEPANTPAAADSPKATPAPSKPWQVLLKDVQLRNYTVHLADRSAKPAVALDVTPLNVDLQDFDSLNGSPFKLKLDSGLGKQGKITADGTVNLAPVTAQLNVKTQDIDLRVAQSYINPFIRLELRSGMLGSDLKVNLKSTEPLALSVTGRAQIDQLHTLDTLKTRDFLKWQQVVVEGLNYQHGDSLSIDKVNLFQPYARFMINDDRTTNIDDLLIPQPADSGTKGTAAKPAGNAKPLGIHIGGIAINDGSANFADFSLTPNFATAIQQLNGQIGTIDSRQAKPASVDIKGKVDRYAPVTIKGAVNPFDPMASLDIATSFKRVELTTLTPYSGKFAGYRIRKGRLNLDLHYLITKGQLKAENKVVVEQLQLGEKVDSPDAVSLPLKLAIALLKDVDGKISIELPVTGDLNNPQFSVMPIVWQTLRNLIVKAAAAPFKMIGGLISGGSSEDLGTVSFAPGSSELSKDAEAALDKLAKALKERPALRLEIEGTAAKSSDGPLLAEQRLEREYQYNYYKMLQRRGDKVPAQASLLQVPDDEKGPLLEGIYRTRLKTQPPAEWKDLGKEERTAKMRAGLITFWGASDVLLRQLGQDRASSIKDYLVDKGQLADDRVYFIDANLGEAESDGRVVTQMHLDAE
- a CDS encoding DUF2845 domain-containing protein; the protein is MNIKWLPALLLTFTVGHALASDTLRCGSQLVSLGDRASEVLQKCGEPISRDALGYKRSANRREEFQVEEWTYGPSNGMYQYLRFEGNRLRQINSKRGN
- a CDS encoding BON domain-containing protein, yielding MKKFAITAAAATALTLTMASGAFAQTTQSTQAPMTLAAGEMTKAKEATSDTWITTKVKSDLVTEKGIPGTDIKVETNKGVVSLSSTVAVTESQKATAVAITKKIKGVKAVSADGLKAE